Proteins co-encoded in one Lysobacter solisilvae genomic window:
- a CDS encoding YeeE/YedE family protein: MPDLPAWFASAWIASTLLAGLAGGVLIGLAAALLLLGLGRIAGISGILGGLLSRSGDRAWRAAFLAGLMGAGALTMHLLGQATPSPASPPMLLLAGVLVGYGTSLGNGCTSGHGVCGLGRLSKRSFVAVLVFMGTAFLTVFVTRHALGGAP; encoded by the coding sequence ATGCCTGACTTGCCCGCCTGGTTCGCGTCCGCCTGGATCGCGTCCACCTTGCTCGCAGGCCTGGCCGGAGGCGTGCTGATCGGCCTGGCGGCCGCGCTGCTCCTGCTGGGACTGGGTCGCATCGCCGGCATCAGCGGAATCCTCGGCGGACTGCTGAGCCGTAGCGGCGACCGCGCCTGGCGTGCGGCCTTCCTGGCCGGCCTGATGGGCGCCGGCGCGCTGACGATGCACCTGCTCGGCCAGGCCACGCCGTCGCCGGCCAGCCCGCCGATGCTGCTGCTCGCCGGGGTGCTGGTCGGCTATGGCACCAGCCTGGGCAATGGCTGCACCAGCGGCCACGGCGTGTGCGGCCTGGGCCGGCTGTCGAAGCGCTCGTTCGTCGCCGTGCTCGTGTTCATGGGGACGGCGTTCCTCACCGTCTTCGTCACCCGGCACGCGCTGGGCGGTGCGCCATGA